DNA from Roseomonas gilardii subsp. gilardii:
GCGCCCAGAGCCCGACCAGCGGCAGGTTCAGCACCACCAGCATGACGTTGGCGATGTAGAGCGAGGCGATCAGCGTCCAGACCAGCTCGGGCTGGGAGGTGAAGAGCAGCGGCCCGGGCTGGATGCCATAGGACTGGAAGGCATTGAGCATGATCGCCGCCGTGGCCGAGGTCGGCAGGCCGAGGGTGAGCATGGGCACCAGGATACCGGCGGCGGCGGCGTTGTTGGCGGCCTCCGGCCCGGCCACGCCCTCGATGGCGCCGGTGGTGCCGAATTCCTTCTCGAATTCCGGCTTCACCATCCGGCGCTCGGCGTAATAGCTCAGCATGGTCGGCATCTCGGTGCCGCCCGCCGGCATGACGCCGAAGGGAAAGCCCAGCGCCGAGCCGCGGATCCAGGGCCAGAAGGAACGCTTCCAGTCCGTGCGGCTCATCCACAGGCGGCCGACGGGGCGGACCACCTGCTTGCCTTCCACATGCCGCCAGGCGAGGTAGAGCGTCTCCCCCACCGCGAAAAGCGCCACGGCGACGAGCACCACGTCGATGCCGTCCAGCAGGTCGATCATGCCGAAGGTCATGCGCGGCTGGCCGGTCTGCAGGTCCACTCCGACGAGGCCCAGCATCAGCCCGAAGGCGAGCGAGGTGAGGCCGCGCAGCGCGGAGCCGCCGAGCACGGCGGAGACGGTGACGAAGCAGAGCACCATCAGGCAGAAATACTCGGCCGGGCCGAGCTTGAGCGCCAGTTCCACCAGGATCGGGCCGAGGAAGGAGATGCCCAGCGTGCCGACCGTGCCGGCGATGAAGGAGCCGACCGCCGCCGTCACCAGCGCCGGGCCGGCGCGGCCGTTGCGGGCCATCTTGGCGCCTTCCAGCGCGGTGATGATCGAGCCGCTCTCGCCCGGCGTGTTCAGCAGGATGGAGGTGGTGGAGCCGCCATACATCGCGCCGTAGAAGACGCCGCAGAACAGGATGAAGGCGCCGGTGGCCGAGACCTTGAAGGTGATCGGCAACAGCAGCGCGATGGTGAGCGCCGGGCCGATGCCCGGCAGCACGCCGACGGCGGTGCCGAGGAAGCAGCCGAGCAGCGCCCAGCCGAGATTGGCCGGCGACAGCGCGTTGCCGAAGCCGAGCGAGAGGCCCGCGAAGGTGTCCATGGGCTCAGAGGATCCCTTCCAGCACGCCGGCGCCGATGTTCACGCCGAGGAGGTGGCTGAAGGCGAGATAGGCGACGAGCGTGACCGCGGCGCCGATCAGCAGGTCGCGCAGCGGATGGCGCGAGCCGAAGGCGGCGCAGACCAGCACGTAGAGGATGGTGGAGGCGATGACGAAGCCGAGCCATTCGATCAGCGCGACCTGCACGAGGAGAGCCGCCGCCATCAGCCCGAGCGAACGCCAGTTGACCGGCGGCGCGTCCTGCATCTCCTCCAGCGCGTGGCTCCAGCCGCCGCGCAGGGCGGAGACGCAGAGGCCGGTGCCGAGGCCGAGCAGCAGCAAGGCCACCAGCCAGGGGACCAGCGCGGCGCTGACCTCCGCATAGACGGGGGTGGGCGGGATGACGAGGGCCTGCCAGACCGTCAGCAGGCCCAGCCCCACCACCCCGAGCCCGACCAGCAGGTCGGGCCGGGAGCTGCGGTTCATGCGGCGAGCCCGAGGTCCCTGAGGACGGATTCGGTGGTCTTCGTGTCCTCCGCCAGGAAGGTCTCGAAGGCCTTGCCGGCGAGGAAGTCGTCGTCCCAGCCGCGCG
Protein-coding regions in this window:
- a CDS encoding tripartite tricarboxylate transporter permease, whose amino-acid sequence is MDTFAGLSLGFGNALSPANLGWALLGCFLGTAVGVLPGIGPALTIALLLPITFKVSATGAFILFCGVFYGAMYGGSTTSILLNTPGESGSIITALEGAKMARNGRAGPALVTAAVGSFIAGTVGTLGISFLGPILVELALKLGPAEYFCLMVLCFVTVSAVLGGSALRGLTSLAFGLMLGLVGVDLQTGQPRMTFGMIDLLDGIDVVLVAVALFAVGETLYLAWRHVEGKQVVRPVGRLWMSRTDWKRSFWPWIRGSALGFPFGVMPAGGTEMPTMLSYYAERRMVKPEFEKEFGTTGAIEGVAGPEAANNAAAAGILVPMLTLGLPTSATAAIMLNAFQSYGIQPGPLLFTSQPELVWTLIASLYIANVMLVVLNLPLVGLWARILTIPTPQLYAGILVFATIGTYGISNSVTDLILLYVIGVIGMFMRRFDFPTAPVVIGMILGPMAEQAMRQALTISQGDWTVFLTRPISLALLIIAAFALLGPRLYGAWARRRGLIGGNSSSDGVDA
- a CDS encoding tripartite tricarboxylate transporter TctB family protein; translated protein: MNRSSRPDLLVGLGVVGLGLLTVWQALVIPPTPVYAEVSAALVPWLVALLLLGLGTGLCVSALRGGWSHALEEMQDAPPVNWRSLGLMAAALLVQVALIEWLGFVIASTILYVLVCAAFGSRHPLRDLLIGAAVTLVAYLAFSHLLGVNIGAGVLEGIL